The Microbacterium sp. Nx66 genome contains a region encoding:
- a CDS encoding potassium transporter Trk, giving the protein MPSHDTHQTVEATVRRVPRYGVLMGIGVVLGVIAAGILTMVGSFEQSQALDVVYPPGQVFGFLLLWTVPIGLALGGVAGLVLERLARRHDRVVTVDRETVVDDGTTDRD; this is encoded by the coding sequence ATGCCCTCCCACGACACCCATCAGACCGTCGAAGCGACCGTGCGCCGCGTGCCGCGGTACGGCGTGCTCATGGGCATCGGGGTCGTGCTGGGCGTCATCGCCGCCGGCATCCTCACGATGGTCGGCAGCTTCGAGCAGTCGCAGGCGCTCGACGTCGTCTATCCGCCCGGTCAGGTCTTCGGCTTCCTCCTGCTCTGGACCGTGCCGATCGGTCTCGCGCTCGGCGGCGTGGCCGGTCTGGTGCTCGAGCGTCTCGCCCGCCGCCACGACCGCGTCGTGACCGTCGACCGGGAGACCGTCGTCGACGACGGCACCACGGACCGCGACTAG
- a CDS encoding HtaA domain-containing protein, with translation MNATAHTPSASTRLRVLLAALVSFVLVAAGAMASPPAHAAAATVAATVSSADTTGLTVQVRAEGLPDVTGVYAALIVSGTESGVSAGGGYAAFALPFPSVQQGAASFTLQAPVASLDRTKTYEVLVWQQHSAPTAATTYGRGDVTVTPAQWDTVFGTTPVEPGETEPGETTPGETEPGETEPGETEPGETEPGETAPGETEPAPAEAAIDVFLADGTTPAAGARLQAGDEIVVKGTGYDPTANVGGRGVPIPSNLPQGTYVVFGNFAATWQPSHGAPSSARSVGAQAWALAEGVLTQVPAQYQGAIRAQWVDITPEGSFQVTLTLKDTPATPGSYGVYTYPAGGVVNADQERRVALDYRVASGLTTTVKAATADDGLTVTAAATKLGAVSGAYAALIEKGTEAEVTAGGGFLAMQYVRGITGGGFSVDLTAAATALDRSKAYEVIVWQQHTMPNANTIYARSTVTVTDAQWNALLPSPGPSVTTAVTGASAADGLTVKATAADLGAVTGAYVALIETGTEADVTAGFLAMQYVRNIGFGAFAVDLNAAAKDLNRSKTYEVIVWQQHTMPTADTIHARGAITITDAQWRALLGEKPTEPKPPVTPKPPVTPTKPAATVPGGSLRWAISSSFTNYITGPIAQGAIAVSGGATRSGGQFQFGQTVGGDFDATSGRGSVVYRGAVRFTGHHGVLDVTVADPMIRITSASSATLFVTSGGAQVPFATLDLSRAVRTAAGGAVTYTAAPAALTDAGRDRVLSGYGTTLNPVSFTIGSVAAAPSGTTGTVAAAAVAPKATLPATAPTATGIEVDEKNLAALAAGKPATVSASGFRANEKGITVVVYSTPVLLGTVTADASGVATWSGSLPATLADGDHTLTFQGSVDRGLSFTLARATTELGVCTVEGATLHWGYKESFRTYIEGIARGGWTLTDVTYEYPAFVWSNGTGSLDDEAGAGLVTYGGSIAFTGHDGALNTTLANARVELAGDTGYLVFDVTGTTQDGEAVAQQGVRLAEFALTDAAVTDGALTLDDVPTTLTAAGASAFGTYQAGEGLDPVSAVIPVDDACGAPAEEESEPEAEADAAVTAISAPVASDEAPVWPWIVGGLVVVALAATGGVLIVRRTRRGEPAETTTEV, from the coding sequence GTGAACGCCACAGCACATACCCCCTCAGCGAGCACGCGCCTGCGTGTCCTGCTCGCCGCCCTCGTCTCCTTCGTCCTCGTCGCCGCCGGGGCGATGGCCAGCCCGCCGGCGCACGCTGCCGCGGCGACCGTCGCCGCGACGGTGTCGTCCGCCGACACCACCGGCCTCACCGTGCAGGTGCGGGCCGAGGGGCTGCCGGACGTGACGGGCGTCTATGCCGCGCTGATCGTGTCGGGCACCGAGAGCGGCGTCTCCGCCGGTGGTGGCTACGCCGCGTTCGCGCTGCCCTTCCCGAGCGTGCAGCAGGGGGCCGCCTCCTTCACGCTGCAGGCGCCCGTCGCGTCCCTGGACCGCACGAAGACGTACGAGGTGCTCGTCTGGCAGCAGCACTCCGCGCCGACAGCCGCCACGACCTACGGCCGCGGCGACGTCACGGTGACGCCTGCGCAGTGGGACACGGTCTTCGGAACGACGCCCGTCGAGCCGGGCGAGACGGAGCCGGGCGAGACGACTCCGGGTGAGACGGAGCCCGGGGAGACGGAGCCCGGGGAGACGGAGCCGGGCGAGACGGAGCCGGGGGAGACGGCCCCGGGCGAGACCGAGCCGGCGCCCGCCGAAGCCGCCATCGACGTGTTCCTCGCCGACGGCACCACGCCCGCTGCGGGTGCTCGCCTCCAGGCGGGTGACGAGATCGTCGTCAAGGGCACCGGATACGACCCGACCGCGAACGTCGGCGGGCGCGGCGTCCCGATCCCGTCGAACCTGCCCCAGGGCACCTATGTGGTCTTCGGCAACTTCGCCGCGACGTGGCAGCCCTCGCACGGGGCGCCGTCCTCGGCGCGTTCGGTCGGTGCACAGGCCTGGGCGCTCGCCGAAGGCGTGCTGACCCAGGTCCCGGCGCAGTACCAGGGCGCGATCCGCGCACAGTGGGTGGACATCACCCCCGAGGGCTCGTTCCAGGTCACGCTCACGCTGAAGGACACTCCGGCGACGCCCGGCTCCTACGGCGTGTACACCTACCCGGCAGGCGGCGTCGTCAACGCCGACCAGGAGCGCCGCGTCGCTCTGGACTACCGCGTCGCCTCGGGGCTCACGACCACCGTGAAGGCGGCGACGGCCGATGACGGCCTCACGGTCACGGCAGCGGCGACGAAGCTCGGCGCCGTCTCGGGCGCCTACGCGGCACTGATCGAGAAGGGCACGGAGGCCGAGGTCACGGCCGGAGGCGGCTTCCTCGCGATGCAGTACGTGCGCGGCATCACCGGTGGCGGCTTCAGCGTCGACCTGACCGCTGCGGCGACAGCGCTGGACCGGTCGAAGGCCTATGAGGTGATCGTCTGGCAGCAGCACACCATGCCGAATGCGAACACGATCTACGCGCGCTCCACCGTCACCGTCACCGACGCGCAGTGGAACGCCCTGCTGCCGTCCCCCGGGCCGTCGGTCACCACCGCCGTCACGGGAGCCTCGGCCGCGGACGGGCTCACGGTGAAGGCCACCGCCGCCGACCTCGGCGCGGTCACCGGCGCCTACGTGGCGCTCATCGAGACGGGGACCGAGGCTGACGTGACGGCCGGCTTCCTCGCCATGCAGTACGTCCGGAACATCGGCTTCGGAGCCTTCGCGGTCGACCTGAACGCGGCGGCGAAGGATCTCAACCGGTCGAAGACGTACGAGGTGATCGTGTGGCAGCAGCACACGATGCCGACCGCCGACACCATCCACGCGCGGGGCGCGATCACGATCACCGATGCGCAGTGGCGCGCACTGCTCGGCGAGAAGCCGACCGAGCCGAAGCCCCCGGTCACGCCGAAACCCCCGGTGACGCCGACGAAGCCGGCTGCGACCGTCCCCGGCGGGTCGCTGCGCTGGGCCATCTCGTCTTCGTTCACGAACTACATCACCGGCCCGATCGCCCAGGGTGCGATCGCCGTATCCGGTGGCGCCACCCGATCCGGCGGTCAGTTCCAGTTCGGGCAGACCGTCGGCGGCGATTTCGACGCGACGTCCGGGCGCGGCAGCGTGGTCTACCGCGGCGCGGTGCGCTTCACCGGCCACCACGGGGTGCTCGACGTCACCGTCGCCGATCCGATGATCCGGATCACCTCGGCGTCCTCCGCCACGCTGTTCGTGACGAGCGGGGGTGCGCAGGTGCCGTTCGCGACTCTCGACCTCTCCCGCGCGGTCCGCACGGCGGCCGGCGGCGCCGTCACCTACACGGCGGCACCCGCCGCCCTCACGGACGCCGGGCGCGACCGCGTCCTCTCGGGATACGGCACCACGCTCAACCCCGTCTCGTTCACGATCGGCTCCGTCGCCGCCGCGCCCTCGGGCACCACGGGAACGGTCGCGGCGGCAGCGGTCGCGCCGAAGGCCACGCTCCCGGCGACCGCGCCGACGGCCACCGGCATCGAGGTCGACGAGAAGAACCTCGCCGCGCTCGCCGCCGGGAAGCCGGCCACGGTCTCCGCCTCCGGGTTCCGTGCGAACGAAAAGGGCATCACGGTGGTCGTGTACTCGACCCCGGTGCTGCTCGGCACCGTGACGGCGGATGCGTCGGGTGTCGCGACGTGGTCGGGTTCCCTCCCGGCGACGCTCGCGGACGGCGACCACACGCTCACTTTCCAGGGCTCCGTCGATCGCGGCCTCTCGTTCACCCTCGCCAGAGCGACCACGGAACTCGGGGTGTGCACGGTGGAGGGAGCGACCCTGCACTGGGGCTACAAGGAGTCGTTCCGGACCTACATCGAGGGCATCGCACGGGGTGGCTGGACGCTGACCGACGTGACGTACGAGTACCCCGCCTTCGTGTGGTCGAACGGCACCGGGTCGCTGGACGACGAGGCGGGCGCGGGGCTGGTCACGTACGGCGGCAGCATCGCCTTCACGGGCCACGACGGGGCGCTGAACACGACGCTGGCGAACGCGCGGGTCGAGCTCGCGGGCGACACCGGCTACCTCGTGTTCGACGTGACCGGGACCACCCAGGACGGAGAGGCCGTGGCGCAGCAGGGGGTGCGTCTCGCGGAGTTCGCCCTCACGGACGCCGCCGTCACCGACGGTGCGCTGACCCTCGACGACGTACCCACGACACTGACCGCGGCCGGTGCCTCCGCGTTCGGCACGTATCAGGCGGGCGAGGGGCTCGACCCGGTCTCCGCCGTGATCCCGGTCGACGATGCGTGCGGCGCTCCTGCGGAGGAGGAGTCCGAGCCGGAGGCCGAAGCCGATGCGGCGGTGACCGCGATCAGCGCGCCGGTCGCCTCGGACGAGGCCCCGGTGTGGCCCTGGATCGTGGGCGGTCTGGTCGTCGTCGCGCTCGCCGCGACGGGCGGGGTGCTGATCGTGCGTCGCACCCGGAGGGGGGAGCCGGCCGAGACGACGACCGAGGTCTGA
- a CDS encoding zinc-binding alcohol dehydrogenase — protein sequence MADKPQWLIREDASVPVLVALALRQLLGIRAPLDLPSLRDLSVRAPDAVDAPPEVEAQWQGYWDMTVEPRAHHSGVPLELIDGFDTLVALPATGAEALSSAIRPHAGTALRYATAAHDRYVGSMKSHTGGDAYRAYASAIAEFERDIGRRAHSFELNVQVLPLSQRGIWWIGDLTVAVTDGLRRDVVAFDSAIRPVIAELA from the coding sequence ATGGCCGACAAGCCGCAGTGGCTCATCCGCGAAGACGCGAGCGTCCCCGTGCTCGTCGCGCTCGCCCTGCGCCAGCTGCTGGGCATCCGGGCACCCCTGGATCTGCCGTCCCTCCGCGACCTGTCGGTCCGCGCACCCGACGCGGTGGACGCCCCGCCCGAGGTCGAGGCGCAGTGGCAGGGCTACTGGGACATGACCGTGGAGCCGCGGGCTCATCACTCGGGCGTCCCGCTGGAGTTGATCGACGGTTTCGACACGCTGGTGGCCCTCCCGGCGACCGGCGCCGAGGCGCTCTCGTCGGCGATCCGACCGCATGCCGGCACCGCGCTCCGCTATGCCACCGCCGCACACGACCGGTACGTGGGGTCGATGAAGAGCCACACCGGCGGGGACGCCTACCGGGCGTACGCGAGCGCGATCGCCGAGTTCGAGCGCGACATCGGGCGCCGTGCGCACTCCTTCGAGCTCAACGTGCAGGTGCTGCCTCTGTCGCAGCGCGGGATCTGGTGGATCGGCGACCTCACGGTCGCGGTGACGGACGGGCTCCGCCGGGACGTCGTGGCGTTCGACTCCGCGATCCGCCCCGTGATCGCCGAGCTCGCCTAG